In Nicotiana tabacum cultivar K326 chromosome 17, ASM71507v2, whole genome shotgun sequence, one DNA window encodes the following:
- the LOC142172168 gene encoding uncharacterized protein LOC142172168 produces the protein MEITGTSRVTELHELEEFRFHAFKNARLYKERMKIMHDKHILDRNFNPGDLVLLYNSRLRLFSGKLKSRWSGPFRVVQVFSSGAVEIESEDGTNRFKVNGQRLKHYLGMVEEKGRKL, from the coding sequence ATGGAAATCACAGGCACAAGTAGAGTCACAGAGCTACATGAACTTGAGGAATTCCGGTTCCATGCATTCAAGAATGCAAGAttgtacaaagaaaggatgaaaatTATGCATGATAAGCATATTCTAGATCGTAACTTCAATCCCggagatctagtgttgttatacaactcgagattAAGATTGTTTTCGGGTAAGCTAAAATCTAGATGGTCAGGACCATTTAGAGTTGTGCAAGTGTTCTCAAGTGGAGCAGTAGAAATTGAGTCTGAAGATGGAACGAATAGGTTTAAAGTGAATGGACAAAGGCTGAAACACTACCTTGGAATGGTTGAAGAAAAGGGGAGAAAGTTGTGA